A window of Ardenticatena maritima contains these coding sequences:
- the pyk gene encoding pyruvate kinase produces MRSSRKTQIIATIGPACWTHETLRRMVAAGMDVARLNFSHGTHETHAEMAARVRAAAEAEGRRVLLLADLQGAKVRIGDVGRGLDLQPGQAVVLSAHADHVPCDIPVPGVSLDVAPGDTLLLDDGLIALTVEACDDERVVCRVRTGGHLTSHKGLTLPPGRQHQHASALSAKDLRDMAFAVSLGVEWVAVSFVRSASDIEQARAALTTVCQGRATPRLMAKIETREAVEHLDDIIAAADGVMVARGDLGLELPPEEVPLVQKRIIRRCNRAGKPVVTATQMLASMEHHPRPTRAEVSDVANAVMDGTTAVMLSGETATGCYPVEAVAMMRTIIERVERELDTPITTSPGVLRHLLKETRDPMPYSVPVRVTQGL; encoded by the coding sequence ATGAGGTCTTCACGCAAAACGCAAATTATTGCCACCATCGGTCCCGCATGCTGGACACACGAGACCTTGCGTCGCATGGTTGCGGCCGGCATGGATGTGGCGCGGCTCAACTTCTCGCATGGCACGCATGAGACTCATGCGGAAATGGCCGCCCGTGTGCGCGCCGCCGCAGAGGCGGAGGGGCGGCGCGTCCTGTTGTTGGCAGATTTGCAGGGCGCGAAAGTGCGGATTGGCGATGTGGGGCGTGGGCTTGATTTGCAGCCGGGGCAAGCAGTGGTGCTTTCGGCGCACGCCGACCACGTGCCTTGCGATATCCCCGTCCCCGGTGTCAGCCTGGATGTTGCGCCGGGCGATACGCTTCTGTTGGACGACGGCCTCATCGCGTTGACGGTGGAAGCGTGCGACGATGAGCGGGTGGTCTGCCGGGTGCGCACCGGCGGCCACCTGACCTCGCACAAGGGCTTGACCTTGCCCCCAGGGCGACAGCACCAACACGCAAGCGCCCTGAGCGCCAAAGACCTGCGCGACATGGCGTTTGCCGTCTCGCTGGGGGTTGAGTGGGTTGCGGTTTCGTTCGTCCGTTCGGCGAGCGATATTGAGCAGGCGCGCGCGGCGTTGACGACGGTCTGCCAAGGGCGCGCGACGCCGCGTCTCATGGCGAAAATCGAAACGCGCGAAGCCGTTGAACATCTCGATGACATCATCGCCGCGGCGGATGGGGTGATGGTGGCGCGCGGCGACCTGGGGCTGGAACTGCCCCCCGAAGAGGTGCCCCTGGTGCAAAAGCGTATCATTCGGCGGTGCAACCGTGCGGGCAAGCCCGTCGTCACGGCGACGCAAATGCTGGCGAGCATGGAACACCACCCGCGCCCAACCCGCGCCGAGGTGAGCGATGTCGCCAACGCCGTGATGGATGGCACAACCGCCGTCATGCTCTCCGGCGAGACAGCGACCGGATGCTACCCGGTGGAAGCCGTGGCGATGATGCGCACCATCATCGAGCGCGTCGAGCGCGAGTTGGATACGCCGATTACCACCTCGCCGGGCGTCTTGCGCCACTTGCTCAAAGAAACCCGCGATCCCATGCCGTACAGCGTGCCCGTGAGGGTGACGCAAGGACTTTGA
- the ilvC gene encoding ketol-acid reductoisomerase → MATIYYDQDADIKRLEGRKVAVLGYGSQGHAHALNLRDSGVDVRVGLYEGSRSWQKAEADGVRVVPVAQAVAEADIVMVLIPDTKQAEVYQRDIKPNLQPGNTLMFAHGFNIRYGQIVPPEGVDVSMVAPKAPGHRVRELYVEGVGTPALMAVYQDATGHAKEDALAYAKAIGCTRAGVIETTFAEETETDLFGEQAVLCGGVAELIKAGFETLVEAGYQPEVAYFECLHELKLIVDLFYQGGLSYMRYSVSDTAEYGDYHAGKRVINEQSRAAMKQLLADIQSGAFAEQWIEENAQGRPTFYKRRAEEQRHPIEEVGRRLRRMMPFVKPVEIEPEPVPETEQQ, encoded by the coding sequence ATGGCAACGATTTACTACGACCAGGACGCCGACATCAAACGTTTGGAAGGGCGCAAAGTCGCCGTGTTGGGCTACGGAAGCCAGGGGCATGCGCACGCCCTCAATCTGCGCGATAGCGGCGTTGACGTGCGTGTGGGGCTGTATGAAGGCAGCCGCAGTTGGCAGAAAGCCGAAGCCGACGGAGTGCGTGTGGTGCCTGTGGCGCAAGCCGTCGCCGAAGCGGACATCGTCATGGTGCTGATTCCCGACACGAAGCAAGCCGAAGTCTACCAGCGCGACATCAAGCCCAACTTGCAGCCGGGCAACACGCTCATGTTCGCGCACGGTTTCAACATTCGCTACGGGCAGATTGTGCCGCCTGAGGGCGTGGACGTGAGCATGGTCGCCCCCAAAGCGCCCGGCCACCGTGTGCGCGAACTCTACGTCGAAGGCGTAGGCACGCCGGCGTTGATGGCGGTCTATCAGGATGCGACGGGGCACGCCAAGGAAGACGCCCTCGCCTATGCCAAAGCCATCGGGTGCACCCGCGCCGGCGTCATCGAAACCACATTCGCCGAGGAAACCGAAACCGACCTTTTCGGCGAGCAAGCCGTGTTGTGCGGCGGCGTGGCGGAGTTGATCAAAGCCGGGTTCGAGACGCTGGTGGAAGCCGGCTACCAGCCCGAAGTGGCCTACTTCGAGTGCTTGCACGAACTCAAACTCATCGTGGATTTGTTCTACCAGGGTGGGCTGTCGTACATGCGCTACTCGGTGAGTGATACGGCCGAATACGGCGACTACCACGCCGGCAAGCGTGTCATCAACGAGCAGAGCCGCGCAGCGATGAAGCAACTGCTCGCCGACATTCAGAGCGGCGCGTTTGCCGAGCAGTGGATTGAAGAAAACGCCCAGGGGCGCCCGACCTTCTACAAGCGCCGCGCCGAAGAACAGCGCCACCCCATCGAAGAAGTGGGGCGCCGCTTGCGCCGCATGATGCCCTTTGTCAAGCCGGTGGAAATCGAACCGGAACCCGTGCCCGAAACCGAACAGCAATAA
- the ilvN gene encoding acetolactate synthase small subunit, with protein sequence MKHVLVARVENKPGVLNRVASLFRRRNFNIISLTVGETEDPAVSRMTIVVDASKTDASMVQRNLLKLINVIDVEDLTHRPAVQRDLVLVKVRSDSETHADLLRLAEAFQAKVADISADSMILELTGEEDEVQSFIEGLRPYGILEMMRTGLVAMARGSSEPAHQFTIL encoded by the coding sequence ATGAAACACGTTCTCGTTGCTCGTGTCGAAAACAAGCCCGGCGTGCTGAACCGCGTGGCGAGCCTCTTCCGCCGCCGCAACTTCAACATCATCAGCCTGACGGTGGGCGAAACCGAAGACCCCGCCGTCTCGCGCATGACAATCGTGGTGGATGCGTCCAAAACCGACGCGTCGATGGTCCAGCGCAATCTGCTCAAACTCATCAACGTGATTGACGTGGAAGACCTGACACACCGCCCCGCCGTCCAGCGCGACCTGGTGCTGGTCAAGGTGCGCTCCGACAGTGAAACCCACGCCGACCTGCTGCGCCTGGCGGAAGCGTTTCAAGCCAAAGTCGCCGATATTTCCGCCGACAGCATGATTCTGGAACTGACGGGCGAAGAGGATGAAGTGCAGTCGTTCATCGAGGGGCTGCGCCCCTACGGCATTTTGGAAATGATGCGTACCGGATTGGTGGCGATGGCGCGCGGTTCAAGCGAGCCTGCTCACCAATTCACTATTTTGTAA
- the ilvB gene encoding biosynthetic-type acetolactate synthase large subunit, which translates to MQLTGAEIIWECLIREGVEVVFGYPGGAILPTYDALSKYPQIHHVLVRHEQGATHAADGYARASGKVGVAMATSGPGATNMVTGLATAMMDSVPIVCITGQVPTSAIGSDAFQETDVTGVTLPVTKHNYLVTDVRDLAYIIREAFHIARSGRPGPVLIDIPKDVQNATTEFVFPDESEIRLPGYRPETVIPPEQFEQAIKLINSAERPVILAGHGVLMSNAMRELREFAEKAQIPVAQTLLGLGNFPASHPLCLGMMGMHGEAYVNQAIQEADLLLAFGMRFDDRVTGNVKTYAPKARKIHIEIDPTELNKNVKVDVGIIGDLREVLQHLLPHVEPRDRSAWLARIDEWREDTRRRDILNVESGDKLWAVHVIHDLWKATHGQATVVTDVGQHQMWEAQYYHHERPFSLITSGGLGTMGFALPAAIGASFARPDEEIWAVVGDGGFQMTLCELATAVQEKRRVRIAIINNGYLGMVRQWQEIFYGRRYNATPLVNPDFVKLAEAYGIPAFRVERREDVLPTIEAARAVDGPALIDFVVEREEMVYPMVPSGADLHNMIRRPLANERTEVHS; encoded by the coding sequence ATGCAACTCACAGGCGCAGAAATCATTTGGGAATGTCTCATCCGCGAAGGCGTGGAAGTGGTCTTTGGTTATCCGGGCGGCGCCATTTTGCCTACCTACGATGCCCTGAGCAAATACCCCCAAATCCACCACGTGCTGGTGCGACATGAACAGGGCGCAACCCACGCCGCTGATGGATACGCCCGCGCCAGCGGCAAGGTGGGGGTGGCCATGGCAACCAGCGGCCCCGGCGCGACCAACATGGTCACCGGTTTGGCGACCGCCATGATGGACTCTGTGCCCATCGTGTGCATCACCGGACAGGTGCCCACCTCAGCGATTGGCTCCGACGCCTTCCAGGAAACCGACGTGACCGGCGTCACGCTCCCCGTCACCAAGCACAATTACCTTGTGACCGACGTGCGCGACCTCGCCTACATCATCCGCGAAGCCTTCCACATTGCCCGTTCTGGTCGCCCCGGGCCGGTGCTGATTGACATTCCCAAAGATGTGCAGAACGCCACGACTGAATTTGTCTTCCCCGACGAAAGCGAAATTCGCTTGCCGGGGTATCGCCCCGAAACAGTGATTCCACCGGAGCAGTTTGAGCAAGCCATCAAACTCATCAACTCGGCGGAACGCCCCGTGATTCTGGCCGGGCATGGTGTGTTGATGAGCAACGCCATGCGCGAACTGCGCGAATTCGCTGAAAAAGCCCAAATCCCCGTGGCGCAAACTTTGCTGGGGTTGGGGAACTTCCCCGCCTCGCACCCGCTCTGCCTGGGCATGATGGGGATGCATGGTGAAGCCTACGTCAACCAGGCGATTCAAGAAGCCGACCTGCTGTTGGCGTTCGGCATGCGCTTTGACGACCGCGTGACCGGCAATGTCAAAACGTATGCCCCCAAAGCCCGCAAAATCCACATCGAAATTGACCCCACCGAACTCAACAAGAACGTCAAAGTGGACGTGGGTATCATCGGCGACTTGCGCGAAGTGCTGCAACATCTGCTCCCCCATGTCGAACCACGCGACCGCTCGGCCTGGTTGGCGCGCATTGATGAATGGCGCGAAGACACCCGCCGCCGCGACATCTTGAACGTGGAGAGCGGCGACAAACTCTGGGCGGTGCACGTCATCCACGACCTCTGGAAAGCCACGCATGGGCAAGCCACCGTGGTGACGGACGTCGGGCAACACCAAATGTGGGAAGCGCAGTACTACCACCACGAACGCCCCTTCTCACTCATCACCAGCGGCGGTTTGGGGACGATGGGCTTTGCGTTGCCGGCGGCCATCGGCGCTTCGTTCGCGCGCCCCGATGAGGAGATTTGGGCGGTTGTTGGCGACGGCGGCTTCCAGATGACGCTGTGCGAATTGGCGACCGCCGTGCAGGAAAAGCGCCGTGTGCGTATCGCCATCATCAACAACGGCTATCTGGGCATGGTGCGCCAGTGGCAGGAAATCTTCTACGGGCGGCGCTACAACGCCACCCCACTGGTCAACCCCGATTTCGTCAAACTGGCTGAAGCCTACGGTATCCCCGCCTTCCGCGTGGAACGGCGCGAAGACGTTTTGCCCACCATCGAAGCCGCGCGCGCGGTAGATGGTCCCGCGCTGATTGACTTTGTGGTTGAGCGCGAGGAGATGGTCTATCCCATGGTGCCGTCCGGCGCCGATTTGCACAACATGATTCGCCGCCCGCTGGCGAACGAACGCACGGAGGTGCACTCATGA
- a CDS encoding methylated-DNA--[protein]-cysteine S-methyltransferase: MPHESHIAQRIIESPIGQIAIRATPRGLTAVRIGTTESAPIPPFPTAAAILEEAAAQLHAYFAGNRRTFDLPIDWQTLNLTPFQRRVLEAVQRVPWGAVTRYATLAESIGRPGGAQAVGQALARNPLLIVIPCHRVVGPRNELRGYAGGIEAKIWLLQHEGVLLG, translated from the coding sequence ATGCCACACGAATCACACATCGCTCAACGCATCATCGAAAGCCCCATAGGGCAAATTGCCATCCGCGCCACCCCGCGCGGCCTGACGGCTGTACGCATTGGCACAACAGAATCCGCACCCATCCCACCTTTCCCCACCGCAGCCGCCATCCTTGAAGAAGCCGCCGCCCAACTGCACGCCTACTTTGCCGGCAACCGCCGCACATTCGACCTCCCCATTGACTGGCAGACGCTCAACCTCACGCCCTTTCAACGCCGCGTCCTCGAAGCCGTTCAACGTGTGCCGTGGGGAGCAGTCACCCGCTACGCCACGCTGGCGGAATCCATCGGACGACCGGGAGGCGCGCAAGCCGTGGGGCAAGCCCTGGCACGCAACCCGCTGCTGATTGTCATTCCATGCCATCGCGTGGTGGGACCACGCAACGAATTACGCGGTTACGCAGGCGGCATTGAAGCCAAAATCTGGCTGTTGCAGCATGAAGGGGTGCTACTCGGATAA
- a CDS encoding cob(I)yrinic acid a,c-diamide adenosyltransferase translates to MKIYTKTGDEGKTGLFGGQRVSKDAPRVEAYGTVDELNAILGVVATMLDDPHLLERVRHIQADLFVLGADLATPADAGKAAAWVPRLTAADIQRLEIWIDEAEAELEPMKTFILPGGTPAAAQLHLARTVCRRAERRVVSLEHFEPITPEVRIYLNRLSDLLFVWARLVNQRAGVQDIPWTPPTSKQ, encoded by the coding sequence ATGAAGATTTACACCAAAACGGGCGACGAAGGCAAAACCGGTCTTTTTGGCGGGCAACGTGTCAGCAAAGACGCCCCCCGTGTGGAAGCCTATGGCACGGTGGACGAACTCAACGCCATCCTCGGTGTTGTTGCCACCATGCTAGACGACCCCCATCTGCTCGAACGCGTGCGCCACATCCAAGCCGACCTCTTCGTGTTGGGCGCTGACCTTGCCACGCCCGCCGACGCAGGCAAAGCCGCTGCGTGGGTGCCACGGCTCACCGCCGCAGACATCCAACGCCTGGAAATCTGGATTGACGAAGCCGAAGCCGAACTCGAACCGATGAAAACGTTCATCCTGCCGGGGGGAACCCCCGCCGCCGCCCAACTCCACCTGGCACGCACCGTCTGTCGCCGCGCCGAGCGCCGCGTTGTCTCGCTGGAACACTTTGAACCCATCACACCTGAAGTGCGCATCTACCTCAACCGCCTGAGCGACTTGCTCTTTGTCTGGGCGCGGCTCGTCAACCAGCGGGCAGGCGTCCAAGATATTCCCTGGACGCCCCCAACTTCTAAACAATAA
- a CDS encoding ribonuclease H-like domain-containing protein codes for MTQRIVVFDLETQRSFDEVGGREHIARLGVSLAVTYDYADRAFHVYHAHEVPQLVQALETADVVVGFNVLRFDYLVLAGVLGRPVRPRRTLDMLDDIHRRLGFRVKLDSLAYNTLGIRKSADGLQALQWWREGRIDLIRDYCMQDVDVTRRLYEFGRDNGYVLYWDRFTRSKKRVPVNWRLFGGRPSRQMGIIV; via the coding sequence ATGACGCAACGGATTGTCGTGTTTGATTTGGAGACGCAACGCAGTTTTGATGAAGTGGGAGGGCGCGAGCATATCGCCCGCCTGGGGGTTTCGCTGGCGGTGACTTACGATTACGCTGATCGCGCGTTCCACGTCTATCATGCGCACGAAGTGCCGCAATTGGTGCAGGCACTGGAAACAGCGGATGTTGTTGTGGGCTTCAATGTGCTGCGTTTCGACTATTTGGTGCTGGCTGGCGTTCTGGGGCGACCGGTGCGCCCGCGCCGCACGCTCGACATGCTGGATGATATTCACCGCCGCCTGGGCTTCCGCGTCAAACTGGATTCGCTGGCGTACAACACGCTGGGCATTCGCAAATCGGCGGATGGGTTGCAGGCGTTGCAATGGTGGCGCGAGGGGCGCATTGACCTTATCCGCGATTACTGCATGCAAGATGTGGACGTTACCCGCCGGTTGTACGAATTCGGGCGCGACAACGGCTATGTGCTCTATTGGGACCGCTTCACACGGTCCAAGAAGCGTGTGCCCGTGAATTGGCGGCTGTTCGGCGGACGCCCCTCGCGCCAGATGGGGATTATTGTTTAG
- a CDS encoding phosphoribosyltransferase, giving the protein MKKDFHSWERIEELTRELVKQIDPSRYDAVLAITRGGMIPGCLVSELLDLRNVLTAAVMFYTDVGQTLDEPVFLQFPSDALLVGKRILVVDDVWDSGKTAVAVRDRIRKAGGEADVAVIHFKPAHNKFPGQKPDYYVMETDDWIVYPWDPERDRLLEEERAQGEE; this is encoded by the coding sequence ATGAAAAAAGATTTTCATTCGTGGGAGCGCATTGAAGAACTGACGCGTGAACTCGTCAAGCAAATTGACCCCAGCCGCTACGACGCCGTCCTGGCGATTACACGCGGCGGCATGATTCCAGGGTGTCTGGTGAGTGAGTTGCTGGACTTGCGCAACGTGCTCACGGCGGCGGTCATGTTCTACACCGATGTGGGGCAAACGCTGGATGAGCCGGTTTTCTTGCAGTTTCCCAGCGATGCGCTGCTGGTGGGCAAGCGCATTTTGGTGGTGGATGACGTGTGGGATAGCGGGAAGACCGCAGTGGCGGTGCGTGACCGTATCCGCAAGGCGGGTGGCGAAGCCGATGTGGCCGTTATTCACTTCAAGCCCGCGCACAACAAATTCCCAGGGCAAAAGCCCGATTACTACGTGATGGAGACCGACGACTGGATTGTCTATCCGTGGGACCCCGAGCGCGACCGCTTGTTGGAAGAGGAGCGGGCGCAAGGGGAAGAGTAA
- the mrdA gene encoding penicillin-binding protein 2, whose protein sequence is MRLTRRAVLKLVPSGVAAALLAACRQQAALLPTPSATPPAESPEPIARTFLSAWQADDFDTMYALLDDESQARITRDDFVQTYRQLFDEATIYAFETTLVAAGRLDATTAAADFDAVYRTRLVGDLVVRPRLPMTLVGETWRIRWTPATIIPQLGEGNVLRLFKRTSTRGVIYDRQRNILATQGAIVVVGVVPGRIQDEPTMLNVLSALLNKAPADIAALYANQPPDWFIPVGRIAFETFQEQYDTLAAIPGLDFREQAARSYPQGSTAAHVLGYVGPISREELAALGERGYEEDDIVGKMGLEKAAEEWLAGKKGGRLAVLTPEGQEVATLADVPAQQSLSLHTSLDVGLQQVAEAVLDGKRGSVVVLDVKTGRVLALASAPTFDPNAMSNLLDLQQRLAFINRADQPLLNRATQGAYPPGSVFKIVSMATALQEGLFATTSTFNCPGYWDRLGIRMNCWKSSGHGTIDLSNGLVESCDVVFYEVGLAAYNRDPNLLQTYARRFGLGALTGVELDESAGLVPDNEWKVSVQGVGWTPGDSVNMAIGQGFLLTTPLQIARMMAAIANGGTLYRPQIIVSAEDPTGERPPLTFEPQVDGTLDLAPEYLQAIRDALLRVTQPPRGTASHIFREFPVPVAGKTGTAEAPGVAPHAWFAAYAPAPTPEIAVVAMAENAGEGSGVAAPMVREVLAHYFGVAAQG, encoded by the coding sequence ATGCGACTGACGCGACGTGCTGTCTTGAAACTCGTTCCATCGGGAGTTGCCGCCGCTCTGCTTGCGGCATGTCGGCAACAAGCGGCATTGTTGCCCACCCCCTCGGCAACCCCGCCCGCCGAATCGCCCGAACCTATCGCCCGCACGTTTTTATCGGCGTGGCAAGCGGATGATTTCGATACCATGTACGCCTTGCTGGACGATGAAAGCCAGGCGCGTATCACGCGCGATGATTTTGTGCAAACCTACCGCCAACTTTTTGACGAAGCCACCATTTACGCCTTCGAGACAACGCTTGTGGCGGCGGGGCGGCTGGACGCGACAACCGCCGCCGCCGATTTCGACGCCGTCTATCGCACGCGCCTGGTGGGCGATTTGGTGGTGCGCCCACGTCTCCCGATGACGTTGGTCGGCGAGACCTGGCGCATTCGTTGGACGCCCGCCACCATCATCCCCCAACTGGGCGAGGGCAACGTCCTGCGCCTTTTCAAACGCACTTCGACGCGCGGCGTCATCTACGACCGCCAGCGCAATATCCTCGCCACACAGGGCGCGATTGTTGTGGTGGGGGTGGTGCCTGGGCGTATTCAGGATGAGCCGACTATGTTGAATGTGCTCAGCGCTTTGTTGAACAAAGCCCCCGCCGATATTGCCGCGTTGTATGCGAACCAGCCGCCTGATTGGTTCATCCCTGTGGGGCGAATTGCCTTTGAGACGTTTCAAGAACAGTACGACACCCTGGCGGCCATTCCCGGGCTTGATTTCCGCGAGCAAGCCGCCCGTTCGTACCCACAAGGAAGCACAGCGGCGCACGTGCTCGGCTACGTGGGACCAATCAGCCGCGAGGAGTTGGCGGCGTTGGGGGAACGCGGCTACGAAGAAGACGACATTGTGGGCAAAATGGGGCTTGAAAAAGCCGCTGAAGAGTGGCTGGCGGGCAAAAAAGGGGGACGCCTGGCGGTCCTTACCCCTGAGGGGCAAGAAGTGGCGACGCTCGCCGATGTGCCCGCCCAGCAAAGCCTCAGTCTGCACACCAGCCTTGACGTGGGGCTTCAACAAGTCGCCGAAGCCGTTCTGGACGGCAAACGGGGCTCCGTCGTGGTGCTGGATGTCAAGACGGGGCGCGTCCTGGCGCTTGCCAGCGCCCCCACGTTTGACCCCAACGCCATGTCCAACCTGCTCGATCTCCAACAGCGCCTTGCCTTCATCAACCGAGCCGACCAGCCATTGCTGAACCGCGCCACGCAGGGCGCATATCCGCCTGGTTCCGTCTTCAAAATTGTCTCGATGGCGACAGCCCTGCAAGAAGGATTGTTTGCCACCACCAGCACCTTCAACTGCCCGGGCTATTGGGACCGCCTGGGCATTCGCATGAACTGCTGGAAGTCCAGCGGGCATGGCACGATTGACCTTTCCAACGGGTTGGTCGAATCGTGCGACGTGGTGTTCTACGAAGTGGGGCTGGCGGCGTACAACCGCGATCCCAACTTGCTGCAAACGTATGCGCGGCGTTTTGGGTTGGGGGCGCTGACCGGCGTCGAACTGGATGAGAGCGCTGGGCTGGTGCCAGATAACGAGTGGAAGGTGAGCGTGCAAGGCGTCGGCTGGACGCCGGGGGATAGTGTGAACATGGCGATTGGGCAAGGCTTCTTGCTGACAACACCCTTGCAAATTGCCCGCATGATGGCGGCTATTGCCAACGGCGGCACGCTCTATCGCCCGCAAATCATCGTCTCTGCGGAAGACCCCACAGGAGAGCGCCCGCCGTTGACTTTTGAGCCGCAGGTGGATGGCACACTCGACCTTGCGCCTGAATACCTGCAAGCCATTCGCGACGCCTTGTTGCGCGTGACACAGCCGCCGCGCGGCACCGCCAGCCACATTTTCCGCGAGTTTCCCGTGCCCGTGGCGGGCAAGACGGGCACCGCCGAAGCGCCTGGCGTGGCGCCGCATGCCTGGTTTGCGGCTTACGCCCCCGCCCCCACGCCTGAGATTGCGGTGGTGGCGATGGCGGAAAACGCCGGCGAGGGGTCGGGTGTGGCGGCGCCGATGGTGCGCGAAGTGCTGGCGCACTACTTTGGCGTGGCGGCGCAGGGCTGA
- a CDS encoding heme exporter protein CcmB, translating to MREYLRAAWLIAAKDLRIEWRSREILSVMALFGVLAIFIFNFALDLSPVDRRTVTPGLLWVMILFAALLGLNRSFAREQDQSAVAALMLVPVDRSAIYAGKFLSTFIFLVLVEVIVIPLFAAMFTVSIPLLMSVPLLLGTLGVAIIGTLFAAMSTNTRLRDVLLPVLVMPLLIPVVIAGVNAGRIVMDGNSLWQEGGRWLLILTAFDVLFFTVAVLLFDFVLEE from the coding sequence ATGCGTGAGTACCTGCGAGCGGCATGGTTGATTGCGGCGAAGGATTTGCGCATTGAATGGCGGAGCCGCGAGATTTTGAGCGTGATGGCGCTCTTTGGGGTGCTCGCCATCTTCATCTTCAACTTCGCGCTCGACCTCTCGCCGGTTGACCGGCGCACCGTCACCCCCGGCTTGCTCTGGGTGATGATTCTGTTTGCCGCGCTTTTGGGCTTGAACCGCAGTTTTGCCCGCGAGCAAGACCAATCGGCTGTGGCGGCGCTCATGCTTGTGCCAGTTGACCGCAGCGCGATTTATGCGGGAAAGTTCCTGAGCACCTTCATCTTTTTGGTGCTGGTCGAAGTCATTGTCATTCCGCTCTTTGCGGCGATGTTTACCGTTTCCATTCCGCTTTTGATGAGCGTGCCGCTGCTTCTGGGAACGTTGGGCGTTGCCATCATCGGGACGCTGTTTGCCGCGATGAGTACCAACACGCGCTTGCGCGATGTGCTGTTGCCCGTGCTCGTCATGCCCTTGCTCATTCCCGTGGTGATTGCGGGCGTCAATGCTGGGCGTATCGTCATGGACGGCAACAGCCTCTGGCAAGAAGGCGGGCGTTGGCTTTTGATTCTCACCGCGTTTGATGTGCTCTTCTTCACCGTGGCGGTGTTGCTCTTCGATTTTGTGTTGGAAGAGTAG
- the ccmA gene encoding heme ABC exporter ATP-binding protein CcmA produces the protein MIEIENLHKQFGHHRVLRGINLTIAQGQFLTLFGPNGAGKTTLLKIIATLSRPTRGCVRLNGYELRSDWTEARRAIGMVSHQSLLYPDLTLYENLRFFAQLYALPDPDNRIRHLLDEVGLAHRAHDAVRTFSRGMIQRATIARALLHDPLILLLDEPFTGLDEGAAERFGALLAETARRGRTIIMTTHNLEQGLALGDHIAILAGGKIVHNAPREAHTMDEWRTLYRRYVGGAHA, from the coding sequence GTGATTGAAATCGAGAACCTGCACAAGCAATTTGGGCATCATCGCGTTTTGCGGGGCATCAACCTGACGATTGCCCAGGGGCAGTTTCTGACCCTCTTTGGTCCCAACGGTGCAGGGAAAACCACCTTGCTCAAAATTATCGCGACCCTCAGCCGCCCCACACGTGGGTGTGTGCGGCTGAACGGCTACGAACTGCGCAGCGATTGGACCGAAGCCCGCCGCGCGATTGGCATGGTCTCGCACCAGAGCCTGCTTTACCCCGACCTCACACTCTACGAAAACTTGCGCTTTTTCGCGCAACTCTACGCCCTGCCCGACCCCGACAACCGCATTCGCCACCTGCTGGATGAAGTCGGGTTGGCGCATCGCGCCCACGACGCTGTGCGCACGTTCTCCCGTGGCATGATTCAGCGTGCCACTATTGCGCGCGCCCTTTTGCACGACCCGCTGATTCTTCTGCTGGATGAACCCTTCACGGGGCTGGATGAAGGCGCGGCGGAGCGGTTTGGAGCGTTGCTTGCCGAAACCGCCCGCCGTGGGCGCACCATCATCATGACGACACACAACCTGGAGCAGGGGCTGGCGCTTGGCGACCATATCGCTATCCTCGCCGGGGGGAAAATTGTGCACAACGCCCCACGCGAAGCCCACACCATGGACGAATGGCGCACGCTCTATCGGCGCTACGTGGGAGGGGCGCATGCGTGA
- a CDS encoding zinc ribbon domain-containing protein: protein MTIETFVALALIALLVTWAVRPLMRRTGGSDTFQPDPRLEELETLLFQREAVLNALRDLQFDFSMGKLSEADFRALDARYRMQAAAILKRLDELEQAVDVPTTDDDRLLDEWIDRAVAALRQQRGTARACVQCGAPLPVNARFCAQCGTPVNEPNMAEQTSHGD from the coding sequence ATGACCATTGAAACATTCGTCGCACTCGCACTTATCGCACTGCTGGTGACGTGGGCGGTGCGTCCGCTGATGCGGCGCACTGGGGGAAGCGATACCTTCCAACCCGACCCGCGCCTGGAAGAACTGGAAACGTTGCTCTTTCAACGCGAAGCCGTTCTCAACGCGCTGCGCGACCTACAATTTGATTTCAGCATGGGCAAACTCAGCGAAGCCGATTTCCGCGCATTGGACGCGCGCTATCGCATGCAGGCCGCCGCTATTTTGAAGCGCCTGGACGAACTCGAACAGGCGGTTGATGTGCCCACCACGGACGATGACCGCCTGCTGGATGAGTGGATTGATCGCGCTGTGGCGGCGTTGCGCCAACAGCGGGGGACGGCGCGCGCGTGTGTGCAGTGCGGCGCGCCTTTGCCCGTCAACGCGCGTTTTTGCGCGCAATGTGGAACACCCGTCAACGAACCAAACATGGCGGAACAGACGAGTCACGGTGATTGA